A single Anopheles maculipalpis chromosome 3RL, idAnoMacuDA_375_x, whole genome shotgun sequence DNA region contains:
- the LOC126563479 gene encoding uncharacterized protein LOC126563479, with protein MRCSSCIGSGRRSQSSDDHESTSALRQSKTADLELDQRGMDQPPCTAYRVESPTAKQEDTNSSTSSDGEHYRPPSITIEELDDDENDAETHRTATSPTIRNYEVQPSRGVPLEIIREEELTDCSDDGENSNIRPSFDSATVTPSSQKECKSKKVNNTSGDEKNSAECVTSKFSSVNVLRDFLRYRRQRKRRRGTPAIQNAAPQFQPNEQQVPTTCMLVDTRESNIAPTEFRSICTTQIVSSEVLQVEVVNIGSNSSSLDDLSDLEPDAQRQTDGEIDHPEDPISINYIEDDSIKNNAISTQLHPDGNESNQQQCVIIGDLALSLSIEDLHQTTEDEKQPPATDDTMQNHVPTGGECLGENIPKPNEDRAALAQQDNSKRNQTSDSGTVDDDIANGCALAADGNVRTGHQDDVLDAAEKTSEQWNTFESSGEPDSLVEWSTVERNSRSVLVADRDRTSAVVSNDENVIKHLKDPPFSVIDRDCVAKFGIDCTVNHCVRVGKTPSMIEQIMHPGDKSRAAASAATVVQNENQTFRSPPPSAIPVAQVAAGTAIPLPPPPLEGAASVTNLGQHPVVSEEDDKSDAPTPPPLPPPAQQLVPLTVEALSSSKAGYNPLAKNAQAHSSDHPSQTDHADADQDSAENCVDAVTPVKQQQDSLNGSSTVDGQSTLLKYIQAHSVVGDSSEKRYQGKIQNSAKVATESTVAGSDSKRHQTDHPIPVRSDAASPGDGNADREAKIEQTCEDHGGQNSSDSYEQTVLRVAPNLRNTDHETLHPGTETGMNNVARKKRPSKFVQPTISSSAGHVANVTQNLSTAQSKQESVIEDLRSEISRMKDEELQDEFRKLELETARFERELQQITLPPPESQLTNGKYSNKYFVSKQNDFVIERSSLSSVKTSNMVGVTHGGVSSDNRKQGDILTMRDQREQNRYVGTQQETKNTTELGPVPAPPPPPSAAPPDSSMDNEEFFTKKVKDRVRDLMASQAAAEEAKNAGKMRAGGFASAPSTPTASRKHIEADFKEFREIRQREVFAERKSVETTNSVPAKQQQQQQQQSRAFTTVRNFSPSRIPLATSKTSFVVHEKANDVQSSTSATKETNPDTKPQTEESNAEEIKVNVAALIATHQEKQQLSTLPPNTQISNKVAPTQHVEQHLETNPAVQKRGPASDEPVVSVSDKCQQFEQRIRQNSLDAGVCDATAQRKIGHSDQPFQQQKPGTTHGIYGDVCCDAVDNGSLPGIDLLHEIDHALVLAKDFLFTRGVWSPFNRSTEVLTKEELAERTQNKSSASQQQQPAVWTPRSAPPSPLSERREFRRIGFETPPPTQRTTTPTPGNPVAVVTPPWTQPGYNPPLTVTEQPKSVPVQSGITTPGAPVRSTPIATTPPPPPPGQGYQVRFPRSTNSQEPTINSLLKSKDGKTATINGSATSESLKKGSTVTASTIRTSSSLTKLDNVVDASYVTSQTPPIRYKPEQSSAALHARSDSQERKMQQSAQKVEGIGPISREGMPLTLRSEIDEGNRDKWYKQMYQTLHKTHDDDDYVTVRYKTRRGYPYKSTGYQSEPEANYDSDYTIKYSTLDRRRTPIGLSPTSYNKFNTQQSAPTTPQAYHQQLIKSGHSAYKNQPGRIEDYTPGRSSISEKESKEWWDEVMDIFNGQLEHQKLTTSKTYTEGNLSRALKEQGYESDSTLVFRKREPPVSSALSPVEQKQHYKTMQAGGEIPLQGFRKPAPERPKDRNEEVIESDLVVEIKENNSGSSSNIAYAGHSSMSTTGDSNTIACYPITNIHRPLDMFGSFPKESRTFVPPVPPSRKSSRSNSTLKIMSQVKTNTFNRRTMLERTTTTTASASNPHTSKFRSKSAGPLLFGGGATSSSSIMTMSASMMKEEKNQENNTRLASKRSTVASYRGSSSSPTGQVRKPSQSPVAFGRGISKERTFAEEKKRIEEKLPKIVSVSTSILRNPELKSPNEVKKALRSSYLPIVGRVETTEGSSLKRFSSGGTYRSASSIYSSDKSLNRVLSPASNHKKDEKSFKISIASTASSSKGKDTPQQLQKRSLNRKSNSGGRAPTITIKTSFQKASKAFGLKTTTSASNQSLARSCSTYSIDSTASKSRRSRISYAPSAFSTLATPRNYRPAPKRILVGSSFDRGVKTLRTKSPTVAQQSAYSQSIVQQKENLRSDAFFQKLFLRRSPPNLDTDEKPTSVLEKAHQWNKLTCRSEPSLKQSNYYLSQAKPVSSSKFKTNDRHDDTKISTEYQTIRQVGPDVIEQVHRFESMMKLTENQPEDQNQFGYVRGRRMEIDYSFHERSRSEPPAQTTTTTTTTSTTIQEELIGTDSPRTIVGRRCHIAQRTSRSPSCRRIQYLKGKEGQVKKIIRARSLSGNTGQRERVTKSKDELVRSHSLNLSQEPLVSRSRFRDLNNFYNSLERLGQLERVTSSSSNDLRPTRRTREEEIIDYDLWKRVRDQEKAERELNQLKSKLKQDQREKDLFFLPRDPEDVRWRSDLDTGLRNREKSVEDLKCILNEQALNFEDAKLRDLQNRKDYYKPLWRGSSVIDVASHLEEKYSTSGEKRDEPQSLDIISSNLLSTLSFEQMKKLKNQLSEIYSTGTQRDPTSLNRATTHVHQQEEYVINVPERASRLETLLKVRSHSVLTQDKINESNLRTQLTTFVKKTGDKSDTLLPKKFESNSLPSKAVDREALSRSLCQELKDKIMEKHHTLPSVGKKKKHSRPTILNTETSHFLSLDSNLKQAAESKPAQSSRNVTRKENEKEFEVIVRKEPSKSYCDTESISSETSNRTVIFRSQSMTQAMDVPPVEGIKTKIKYFEQKQAIDETPTVTIYHAREDSSLSENESGPQRDEENSKTITSKGACSSMITLSQSFTDLKDLFGEKRSLSCSAYTASTSHDAKRNSARKLSPKRFTLRSRSTTPDYATCIQMGEVKKIKDKFESLDVNIWRQSTATTASPERQYQSDSELSRHPSGEDEKKANDSTTKRQSKPVTGSTIVRHHESGDVSRITHKYEVQSERARARKSRKERVISPIPKNPFRKDDRFMPHINVISKTASLKREMKPTRTSHQTASSKQPAVVLQSAQLPNVPTAGSTRRSASSGSEEFEKLKSKFESGEQLSLLGKMYTSVPDIRELKDISDYLSGAWIAHQFPRPTDNARSLAAPDQSPPGRQIVRKGSAPSPDRFHRDHSLRFHSHQPETLRTHSSPSPRQSTTNSKTQHKRIGSDGAEGFLKQFYNPNGGDQKDSWEKSRSRRRLEVEALWKKIQAMTGNTTIAGTDVQIDKPSVTFEESPRRYIESDVNIHYKTPIRFEYKDPIPDDELAHRQAEHMRRVYQEERRRKYMHELEDLHSRRHMDNILPSQKSPIPLNRYDDFAADLSPKPQIVQQPKTIARALYNFQGQSIRELSFRKGDIIYLRRQIDKNWYEGEHNATVGLLPANYIEIISRENFNVRPLPKKPSREGKARAKFNFTAQTAVELSLLKGELVTLTRRVDDNWFEGKIGSKKGIFPVSYVEILTDIDGEESYDIEPIVSRPQSALGVTSQSSHALTTHYDNSHTNGRVSPGIVRETKTIQKTEVLHVDTSNEPISYRALYNYKPQNTDELELLEGDVVYVLEKCDDGWYVGTSARTGCFGTFPGNYVSKM; from the exons ATGAGGTGCAGTTCGTGTATCGGTAGCGGCCGTCGTAGTCAATCTAGCGACGACCATGAATCTACATCGGCGCTGCGGCAAAGTAAAACAGCTGATTTGGAACTAGACCAGCGCGGGATGGATCAACCGCCGTGTACTGCGTATCGAGTGGAATCGCCCACAGCAAAACAAGAGGATACAAATTCGTCCACGTCCAGCGATGGGGAGCATTACCGCCCACCATCGATAACGATCGAAGAGCTCGATGACGATGAAAACGACGCAGAAACCCACCGCACAGCGACCTCGCCGACGATAAGAAACTACGAAG TGCAACCTTCACGTGGTGTACCACTGGAAATTATACGCGAAGAGGAACTCACCGACTGTAGTGACGATGgtgaaaattcaaacattCGGCCATCGTTCGATAGCGCCACAGTTACACCATCGTCCCAGAAGGAATGCAAATCGAAGAAAGTGAATAACACAAGTGGAGACGAAAAAAACAGTGCCGAGTGCGTTACATCCAAATTCAGTTCTGTGAATGTATTGCGCGATTTTCTACGCTACCGAAGGCAGAGAAAACGACGTCGTGGAACGCCAGCGATTCAAAATGCAGCACCACAGTTCCAACCAAACGAACAGCAGGTTCCAACAACGTGCATGCTGGTGGACACCAGGGAGAGTAATATCGCACCGACGGAGTTCCGAAGTATCTGTACCACACAAATAGTCAGCAGTGAAGTACTGCAGGTCGAAGTTGTCAACATTGGATCCAACTCGAGCAGTCTCGATGACCTTAGCGATTTGGAACCGGACGCTCAGCGGCAGACGGACGGTGAGATTGATCATCCAGAGGATCCAATTTCAATCAACTATATTGAAGACGACAGCATTAAGAACAATGCAATATCAACTCAACTTCATCCTGATGGGAACGAGTCAAATCAGCAACAGTGTGTCATTATTGGTGATCTTGCTCTTTCTCTCAGCATCGAAGACCTGCACCAAACAACCGAAGATGAAAAGCAACCACCAGCTACCGACGACACTATGCAAAACCATGTCCCCACCGGTGGCGAATGTTTGGGGGAAAATATTCCTAAACCCAATGAAGATCGTGCGGCGCTTGCGCAACAGGACAAttcaaaacgaaaccaaacatCGGACTCTGGGACTGTTGACGACGATATTGCGAATGGGTGTGCGTTAGCTGCTGATGGTAACGTTCGTACAGGCCACCAAGATGATGTGTTGGATGCTGCTGAGAAAACGAGCGAGCAGTGGAACACTTTCGAGAGCAGTGGCGAACCAGATTCATTAGTAGAGTGGTCTACCGTCGAACGTAACAGCCGTTCGGTTCTAGTTGCCGATCGTGACCGCACATCGGCTGTCGTCAGTAATGATGAAAATGTCATCAAGCATTTGAAGGACCCGCCGTTCTCGGTGATCGATCGTGATTGTGTAGCAAAGTTCGGCATCGATTGCACTGTGAATCATTGTGTTCGGGTTGGGAAAACACCATCGATGATCGAGCAAATCATGCACCCCGGAGACAAATCccgtgctgctgcttctgctgcgaCTGTTGTGCAAAACGAAAATCAGACATTTCGCTCACCTCCACCTTCTGCCATTCCTGTGGCGCAGGTGGCAGCGGGTACGGCGATCCCGTTGCCTCCTCCTCCGTTGGAAGGGGCCGCAAGTGTGACTAATCTAGGTCAACATCCGGTCGTATCTGAAGAAGACGACAAATCCGACGCAccgacaccaccaccgctgccACCACCTGCACAACAGTTGGTCCCTCTAACCGTAGAGGCCCTTTCGTCGAGTAAGGCCGGATATAATCCGTTGGCGAAAAATGCTCAAGCTCATAGTAGCGATCATCCTAGTCAAACTGATCATGCAGATGCTGATCAAGATAGTGCGGAAAATTGTGTCGATGCAGTAACACcagtgaagcagcagcaagattCGTTGAACGGCAGCAGCACTGTCGATGGTCAAAGTACGTTGCTGAAATACATACAAGCGCACAGTGTCGTGGGAGATTCAAGTGAAAAGCGTTATCAagggaaaattcaaaactctGCTAAAGTAGCCACAGAGTCGACAGTGGCAGGCAGTGATTCGAAACGGCACCAGACGGACCATCCCATTCCCGTTCGCTCCGATGCTGCTAGTCCCGGCGATGGCAATGCCGACCGTGAAGCAAAAATAGAACAGACTTGTGAAGATCACGGTGGACAGAACTCTAGTGATAGTTACGAACAAACCGTGCTGCGGGTAGCCCCAAATTTACGTAATACTGACCATGAAACCTTACACCCCGGGACCGAAACTGGAATGAACAATGTAGCGCGAAAGAAGCGTCCTAGCAAATTCGTTCAGCCAACCATTTCCTCCAGTGCAGGGCATGTTGCAAATGTGACACAAAACCTTTCCACGGCACAATCCAAGCAAGAATCGGTAATCGAGGATTTACGTTCCGAAATAAGTCGTATGAAGGATGAAGAATTGCAGGACGAATTTCGTAAGCTGGAACTAGAAACAGCCAGATTCGAAAGGGAACTGCAACAAATCACACTGCCCCCGCCCGAGTCCCAACTGACCAATGGAAAATATTCCAACAAATATTTCGtttccaaacaaaacgattttGTAATCGAAAGATCTAGCTTGTCGAGCGTTAAAACTTCGAATATGGTTGGTGTTACGCATGGCGGTGTCAGTTCAGACAATCGGAAACAAGGTGACATTCTGACAATGAGAGATCAGCGTGAGCAAAACAGGTACGTTGGGACACAACAGGAGACAAAAAATACTACAGAGCTAGGTCCTGTTCCTGCACCTCCTCCACCCCCTTCGGCAGCTCCGCCCGATTCTTCCATGGACAATGAAGAATTTTTTACCAAAAAAGTCAAAGATCGTGTGCGTGATCTAATGGCATCCCAGGCTGCGGCTGAGGAAGCAAAGAATGCAGGAAAGATGCGTGCTGGTGGTTTTGCTAGTGCCCCTTCAACACCGACTGCGAGCCGGAAGCATATAGAAGCGGACTTTAAAGAGTTTAGGGAAATTCGTCAGCGTGAAGTGTTTGCCGAAAGGAAGTCGGTAGAAACTACCAACAGTGTACcagcaaagcagcagcagcagcagcagcaacagtctcGTGCTTTTACCACCG TGCGAAACTTTTCACCATCACGAATTCCTCTCGCAACGTCCAAAACTTCCTTCGTGGTGCATGAAAAGGCAAACGATGTGCAGAGCTCGACCAGTGCGACAAAGGAAACCAATCCCGACACTAAGCCTCAGACAGAGGAAAGCAATGCTGAAGAAATTAAAGTTAATGTAGCAGCACTAATTGCTACTCaccaagaaaagcaacaactcAGCACTTTACCGCCGAATACACAAATCTCGAACAAGGTTGCTCCCACCCAACATGTGGAGCAGCACCTCGAAACGAATCCTGCTGTACAGAAACGGGGTCCAGCATCTGACGAACCGGTAGTTAGCGTCAGTGACAAGTGCCAACAATTTGAACAGCGCATTCGACAGAACTCACTGGACGCTGGTGTGTGTGATGCGACGGCTCAGCGCAAGATCGGTCACAGCGACCAACCGTTCCAGCAGCAGAAACCGGGTACGACACATGGTATATATGGCGATGTTTGTTGTGATGCTGTGGATAATGGTTCCTTGCCCGGGATTGACTTGCTGCATGAAATCGATCATGCATTAGTGCTTGCTAAAGATTTCTTGTTTACACGCG GAGTATGGTCACCCTTTAATCGCTCCACAGAAGTCCTTACCAAAGAAGAACTTGCCGagcgaacacaaaacaaatccagcgcatcacaacaacagcaacctgCCGTGTGGACACCGAGAAGCGCACCGCCATCACCGCTATCCGAACGTCGTGAATTCCGTCGGATTGGATTCGAAACACCACCCCCAACACAAAGAACAACAACTCCAACGCCTGGAAACCCAGTTGCTGTTGTAACGCCTCCTTGGACTCAGCCAGGCTACAACCCACCTCTCACAGTTACGGAACAGCCGAAATCGGTCCCAGTACAAAGTGGTATCACTACACCTGGAGCGCCCGTTAGATCGACACCGATAGCAACgacgccaccaccacccccacctGGACAAGGGTATCAAGTGCGCTTTCCACGATCTACCAACTCACAAGAACCAACGATAAATTCTCTGCTTAAATCTAAAG ATGGAAAGACAGCGACCATAAATGGTTCTGCAACGTCAGAGAGTCTGAAAAAGGGCTCGACAGTAACTGCCAGTACGATACGCACTTCATCGTCTTTGACCAAGCTCGATAATGTGGTCGACGCGAGCTATGTCACCAGTCAAACTCCACCAATAA GATATAAGCCAGAACAATCAAGTGCTGCTTTACATGCAAGAAGTGACTCACAGGAACGCAAAATGCAACAGTCTGCACAGAAAGTCGAAGGAATTGGGCCTATTTCCCGAGAAGGAATGCCACTCACGTTACGATCT GAGATTGACGAAGGAAACCGCGATAAATGGTACAAACAAATGTACCAAACACTCCACAAAACACACGATGATG aCGATTACGTTACCGTTCGATACAAAACTCGCAGAG GATATCCTTACAAATCGACTGGGTATCAGTCGGAGCCGGAAGCGAACTACGACTCAGACTACACCATCAAGTACAGTACCCTTGATCGAAGGCGCACTCCTATTGGGTTGAGCCCTACCAGCTACAACAA ATTCAACACGCAGCAAAGCGCACCTACAACACCGCAAGCCTATCATCAACAATTGATCAAATCGGGACATTCAGCGTACAAAAATCAACCGGGAAGAATCGAAGATTACACACCGGGACGATCGTCGATCTCGGAAAAAGAATCTAAAgag TGGTGGGATGAAGTAATGGACATTTTTAACGGG CAACTGGAGCACCAGAAGCTTACCACTAGTAAAACGTACACCGAAGGAAATTTGTCAAG AGCACTTAAGGAGCAGGGATACGAAAGTGATTCTACGCTAGTATTTCGAAAACGAGAACCTCCAGTGAGTTCAGCACTAAGCCCGGTAGAGCAAAAGCAGCACTACAAAACGATGCAAGCTGGGGGTGAAATTCCACTGCAAGGTTTCCGCAAACCTGCCCCAGAACGGCCAAAAG ATCGTAACGAAGAAGTAATCGAATCGGACTTGGTGGTCGAAATTAAGGAAAACAATAGCGGTAGTAGCTCCAACATCGCCTATGCAGGACATTCCTCCATGTCCACTACTGGCGATAGTAACACTATCGCTTGCTATCCAATTACCAACATTCATCGCCCGCTCGACATGTTCGGATCGTTTCCCAAGGAGTCGCGCACGTTCGTACCGCCGGTTCCGCCGAGTCGAAAATCTTCGCGAAGCAACTCAACGCTGAAGATTATGTCCCAGGTGAAAACGAACACGTTCAATAGACGCACGATGTTAGAGCGTACGACAACAACGACAGCATCGGCGAGCAATCCTCACACATCAAAGTTCCGATCGAAATCGGCTGGACCACTGCTGTTCGGAGGAGGCGCCACCTCAAGCTCCTCGATCATGACCATGTCCGCGTCAATGATGAAAGAGGAGAAAAACCAAGAAAACAATACTCGTCTCGCTTCTAAACGTTCCACCGTTGCGTCTTATCGTGGAAGCTCGAGCAGTCCCACCGGACAGGTGCGTAAACCAAGCCAAAGTCCGGTGGCGTTTGGTCGCGGCATCTCGAAGGAACGTACATTCgctgaagaaaagaaacgcaTCGAAGAAAAGCTTCCCAAGATTGTGTCCGTCTCAACGAGCATCTTACGCAATCCGGAGCTAAAGTCTCCGAATGAAGTGAAAAAGGCGCTCCGGAGTTCATATCTTCCAATCGTCGGACGGGTGGAAACCACGGAAGGATCATCATTGAAGCGCTTTTCTTCTGGTGGAACGTACCGAAGTGCGTCCAGCATTTACTCGTCCGATAAGAGCCTGAACAGAGTATTATCTCCTGCATCGAATCATAAGAAGGATGAAAAATCCTTCAAGATATCTATCGCATCAACTGCATCATCTTCTAAAGGAAAGGACACACCGCAGCAACTGCAAAAAAGATCTCTCAATCGGAAATCAAACTCCGGCGGCCGTGCTCCAACCATAACCATTAAAACCAGTTTCCAAAAGGCGTCAAAGGCATTCGGACTCAAAACCACCACCTCAGCTTCCAATCAAAGTCTCGCACGGTCCTGTTCGACTTATTCAATCGATTCCACCGCGTCCAAGTCACGTAGATCCCGCATTTCCTACGCTCCATCGGCGTTCAGCACACTTGCGACGCCCAGAAATTATCGCCCGGCACCTAAGAGGATCCTGGTTGGAAGTAGCTTCGATCGGGGAGTTAAAACTCTGAGAACTAAATCACCTACAGTGGCACAGCAGAGCGCATACAGTCAGAGTATTGTTCAGCAGAAAGAAAATCTGCGATCCGATGCCTTTTTCCAGAAGCTTTTCCTTCGAAGATCACCACCTAATCTCGACACCGACGAAAAGCCGACAAGCGTACTGGAGAAGGCACACCAGTGGAATAAGCTTACGTGCCGATCAGAACCTTCACTTAAGCAATCTAATTATTATTTGTCGCAAGCAAAACCCGTCTCGTCTTCCAAATTCAAAACCAACGATCGACATGATGATACGAAGATATCGACAGAATATCAAACCATCCGTCAGGTAGGTCCAGACGTGATCGAACAAGTGCATCGGTTCGAATCGATGATGAAGCTGACGGAAAACCAACCGGAAGATCAAAACCAATTTGGTTATGTGCGAGGACGAAGGATGGAAATAGATTACAGTTTCCACGAGCGTAGTCGGAGTGAGCCACCAGCACAAACGACAACCACTACCACTACGACCAGTACAACTATCCAGGAAGAACTGATCGGTACCGATTCTCCCAGAACGATTGTTGGTCGTCGATGCCACATCGCTCAACGCACATCACGATCACCTTCCTGTCGCCGTATCCAGTATCTCAAAGGCAAAGAAGGTCAGGTGAAGAAAATCATACGAGCACGCAGCCTAAGTGGCAATACTGGACAGCGCGAACGGGTCACAAAATCGAAGGATGAGCTAGTGCGTAGTCATTCGCTAAATCTTAGCCAAGAGCCGTTAGTATCGCGAAGTCGTTTTCGTGATCTTAACAATTTCTACAACAGTTTGGAACGTCTCGGGCAGCTAGAGCGCGTGACTTCATCTTCATCTAACGATTTACGACCCACTCGACGTACGCGCGAAGAGGAAATAATCGATTACGACCTCTGGAAACGGGTGCGCGATCAAGAGAAAGCAGAGCGTGAGCTGAACCAACTAAAAAGCAAGTTAAAGCAAGATCAACGCGAGAAGGATCTGTTCTTCTTGCCACGCGATCCGGAAGATGTGCGCTGGCGAAGCGATCTAGACACCGGACTGCGCAATCGTGAAAAATCGGTTGAGGATTTGAAGTGCATCCTTAACGAACAAGCCCTAAactttgaggatgcaaaactGCGCGATCTTCAAAACCGAAAGGATTACTACAAGCCTCTATGGCGTGGATCATCCGTAATTGACGTAGCGTCCCATCTGGAGGAAAAGTATTCTACTTCAGGGGAAAAAAGAGACGAACCTCAGTCGCTTGACATTATTAGCAGCAATTTGCTCAGTACGCTGTCATTCGAGCAGATGAAGAAGCTGAAGAACCAGTTAAGTGAAATTTACAGTACCGGTACGCAGAGGGATCCGACTTCGCTCAACAGAGCCACCACACATGTACACCAGCAGGAAGAATACGTTATAAATGTGCCTGAAAGGGCTAGTAGGCTCGAGACGTTGCTTAAGGTGCGTAGCCATTCGGTGCTTACACAGGACAAGATCAATGAAAGTAATCTTCGGACACAATTGACCACCTTCGTGAAGAAAACGGGCGACAAAAGCGACACACTGTTGCCGAAAAAGTTTGAGAGCAATTCTCTGCCTTCTAAGGCCGTTGACCGTGAAGCTCTCTCGCGATCACTTTGCCAAGAGTTGAAGGATAAGATCATGGAAAAGCATCACACACTACCATCGGTcggcaaaaagaagaaacattcCCGTCCCACAATTCTGAACACGGAAACATCACATTTTCTGTCGCTGGATAGTAATCTGAAACAAGCTGCCGAAAGCAAACCTGCCCAGTCGTCCCGAAACGTAACACGCAAAGAAAATGAGAAGGAGTTCGAGGTGATCGTGCGTAAGGAACCTTCAAAGTCTTACTGCGATACGGAAAGTATTTCTTCCGAAACTTCCAACAGAACTGTAATTTTCCGCAGTCAATCAATGACCCAAGCAATGGACGTACCTCCAGTAGAAGGCATCAAAACAaagattaaatattttgaGCAAAAGCAAGCGATTGATGAAACACCAACGGTTACAATTTATCATGCTCGTGAAGATTCGTCACTCTCCGAGAATGAGTCTGGGCCGCAGCGAGATGAAGAAAATAGCAAGACAATCACTTCGAAAGGAGCATGCAGTTCCATGATAACCCTTTCTCAATCGTTCACCGATCTGAAGGATCTGTTTGGTGAGAAACGATCCTTGTCGTGTTCCGCATACACTGCCAGCACTTCTCACGATGCGAAGCGAAATTCAGCTCGAAAGCTGTCCCCCAAACGGTTCACTCTACGTTCACGCAGCACCACCCCGGACTATGCCACCTGCATACAGATGGGTGAGGTGAAAAAGATTAAGGACAAGTTCGAAAGCTTGGACGTGAACATTTGGCGCCAATCGACAGCCACCACAGCCAGCCCGGAACGTCAATATCAGAGTGATTCGGAGCTGAGTCGTCATCCGTCCGGAGAGGATGAGAAGAAAGCGAATGACAGTACGACAAAACGACAGAGCAAACCTGTGACAGGATCCACGATCGTACGTCATCACGAATCCGGAGATGTATCACGCATCACGCACAAATATGAAGTACAATCGGAACGTGCACGAGCCAGAAAATCTCGCAAGGAGCGCGTCATATCGCCCATACCTAAGAATCCCTTTCGAAAGGACGATCGATTTATGCCGCACATAAACGTCATAAGCAAGACAGCTTCGCTTAAGCGAGAAATGAAACCAACACGAACTTCCCATCAAACGGCATCTTCAAAACAACCGGCCGTTGTGCTGCAGTCCGCCCAGTTGCCAAACGTACCCACCGCTGGCAGCACTCGACGTAGTGCATCTTCCGGTAGCGAAGAGTTCGAAAAGCTCAAAAGTAAGTTTGAATCGGGTGAACAGCTTTCACTGCTCGGCAAGATGTATACCTCCGTGCCAGACATTCGTGAGTTGAAGGACATTTCGGACTATTTGTCCGGTGCCTGGATTGCGCACCAGTTTCCCCGACCGACCGACAATGCACGCTCGCTTGCTGCACCGGATCAATCGCCCCCGGGGCGACAGATTGTTCGCAAGGGATCGGCTCCCAGTCCGGATCGGTTCCATCGTGACCATTCTTTACGCTTCCACTCGCATCAGCCTGAGACGCTTCGTACGCACTCCTCACCATCACCGCGACAgtccaccaccaacagcaagACGCAACACAAACGAATCGGTAGCGATGGTGCCGAAGGTTTTCTAAAGCAATTTTACAATCCCAACGGTGGCGATCAGAAGGATAGCTGGGAAAAATCGAGATCGAGGCGCCGTCTTGAAGTCGAAGCGCTCTGGAAAAAGATACAGGCAATGACGGGCAATACAACGATCGCAGGGACGGACGTACAAATCGACAAACCATCCGTTACATTCGAAG AGTCTCCACGTCGCTACATTGAGAGCGATGTCAACATCCACTACAAAACGCCGATCCGGTTCGAATACAAGGACCCCATACCGGACGACGAGTTGGCCCACCGGCAGGCCGAGCATATGCGGCGCGTGTACCAGGAAGAACGTCGCCGGAAGTATATGCACGAGCTGGAAGATCTTCACTCCCGGCGCCACATGGACAACATTTTGCCTTCCCAGAAATCTCCCATCCCGCTGAACCGTTACGATGATTTTGCGGCCGACTTGTCGCCAAAGCCACAAATCGTCCAGCAGCCCAAAACTATTGCGCGAGCGTTGTACAACTTTCAGGGCCAAAGTATACG TGAACTATCTTTCCGGAAAGGCGACATCATCTACTTGAGACGTCAAATCGACAAGAATTGGTACGAAGGAGAGCATAATGCCACAGTTGGTCTGCTGCCAGCAAATTACATTGAG ATTATCTCCAGAGAAAACTTCAACGTTAGACCCTTACCGAAGAAGCCTTCGCGGGAAGGCAAGGCCCGGGCAAAGTTTAACTTCACAGCTCAAACTGCCGTCGAGCTGTCGCTGCTGAAGGGTGAGCTGGTTACGCTTACAAGACGAGTGGACGATAATTGGTTCGAAGGTAAAATTGGCAGCAAGAAGGGAATCTTTCCTGTATCGTATGTAGAG ATACTGACCGACATTGATGGCGAGGAGAGCTACGACATCGAACCGATTGTTAGCCGTCCCCAGTCCGCTCTTGGCGTTACAAGTCAATCATCACACGCACTCACTACGCACTACGACAATTCGCACACAAACGGCCGTGTTTCGCCTGGCATCGTGCGAGAAACGAAGACGATACAGAAAACGGAAGTCCTGCACGTGGACACTTCCAACGAACCTATATC CTATCGAGCGCTGTACAACtacaaaccacaaaacaccGATGAGTTGGAGCTACTCGAAGGGGATGTCGTTTATGTGTTGGAGAAATGTGACGACGGTTGGTACGTGGGTACGTCCGCCCGCACGGGATGCTTTGGAACGTTCCCCGGCAATTACGTGTCGAAAATGTGA